In Bradyrhizobium guangxiense, the genomic window GCGCGCGTCGATCACCTTTACCAGGATCCGCATGTCGGCAAGGTCCCGTTCCTGATGCATTACGGCGACATGACGGATTCGACCAATCTGATCCGCCTGATACAGCAAATCCGGCCGACTGAGATCTACAATCTCGCCGCCCAAAGCCATGTTGCCGTCAGCTTCGAGAGCCCGGAATATACCGCTAATGCGGACGCAATCGGGGTGCTGCGCCTCCTGGAAGCAGTCCGCATTCTTGGAATGGAGAGGCACACGCGGTTCTATCAGGCTTCGACCTCGGAGCTTTATGGCCTGGTGCAGGAGATTCCGCAGAAGGAGACGACCGCATTCTATCCACGCTCGCCTTATGGCGTCGCAAAGCTGTATGGCTACTGGATTACGGTAAACTACCGCGAAGCCTATGGCATGTTCGCCTCCAACGGTATTCTGTTCAACCATGAGAGCCCGATCCGTGGCGAGACCTTCGTGACCCGCAAGATCACGCGTGCCGTCGCGCGCATCGAGGTCGGCCTGGAAGATGCGCTCTATCTTGGCAATCTCGAAGCCAAGCGGGATTGGGGCCATGCCCGCGACTATGTGGCGGGCATGCATTTGATCCTGCAGGCCGATAAGCCAGACGACTTCGTGCTTGCCACCGGAGAGATGCATTCCGTGCGGGAGATGGTCGAGCTGGCCTTCGCGCAGGTCGGCCGCCGCATCGAATGGCGGGGCGTGGGCGTCGAGGAAACCGGCCTCGACGCTAGAAGCGGCAAGACCGTGGTCCGCATCGATCCGACCTATTTTCGCCCCACCGAGGTTGATCTTTTGGTCGGCGATGCCAGCAAGGCGCGCACCAAGCTCGGGTGGAAGCCAAAGCGGAGCTTTGTCCAACTGGTTCAGGAAATGATGGCGAGTGATCTGGCCGAAGCAAAACGGGACGCCGACAATGGCAGCCACTTCCTTTGAGCTGAAGGTCACACGCGTCTACGTCGCCGGTCATCGCGGCATGGTCGGCAGCGTGCTGGCGCGCCGGCTCGCGCAGGAGGAGGTTGAACTTGTGACTGTCGACCGGCACGGTCGACCTCTGCAACCAGGCCGCCGTATTCGACTGGTTCGCAAAGAAGACGCCGCAAGTCGTTTTTCCTTGCCGCGGCCAAAGTCAGCGGTATCCTCGCCAACAATACGCGGCGCGCTGAGTTCATCTACGATAATATTGCCATCGCGCCGAACGTGACCCATGGCGCGCATCTGAATAGCGCCGAGAAGCTGATGTTTCTTGGCTCCTCCTGCATCTATCCGAAGCTGGCGCCACAGCCGCTTCGCGAGGACTCACAGGCCAGCTGGAGCCGACCAATGAGCCCTACGCCATGCAAAGATCGCCGGGATCAAGATGGCCGAGGCCTATCGCAGCCAGTATGGCAGCGACTTCGTCAGTGTAATGCCGACTACTCTGTACGGCCTTGGCAACAATTGTCATCCAGAATACAGCCACGTCGTAGCCGCGCTGATCCGGCGCTTTCACGAAGCGACGCTTGCCGGCGCGAAAAACGTTGTGGTCAGGGACACCGGCTTGCCACGCGCAAATTCCTTTATGTCGACGACATGGCGAATGCCTGCCTCCGTTTGATGAAGCGCTATTCTGAGTCCGAGCTCGTCAATATCGGGAGCGGCGAGGACATCATCATCGCCGAGTTCTCCCGCCTCGTCGCCGAGGTCATCGGTTATCGAGGCGAGATCAGCTTCGACACCTCGCGTCCCGGCGGCATGCCACGCAAGCTGCTCGATCTCCGCCGCCTTGACAAGCTCGGCTAGCGGGCGACGACGTCGCTTCGCGACGGCTTGATGCGCGCCTATGAATCCTATCAGGCGTTCACTCGGCTCCCGCCGCAAACCTAGATACGATTACCACAAGCAGGAGTTAGCCGCAGGGAGCAGGAACGACATGCCACACGAGGCTGCCACGCGGTCGTGGCGATGATGCTCACGATCATCTAGGCGCTCATTCTATCGCGTGATGCCTGGGTCTCGGTGTCGTTCGACTCGTCCTGCTGTCCCATGACGCACCCCCTCAGGGTGGAACCGCGGACGAGCTCTATCCTGAGACGCCGCTCTGCGATTCGCTTCTTGGCAACGGTAGTAGCAATGAGAGGCGCTCCGTGGTTGCGGACCAACGCGCACCATCGCCTTACACTCCCTCGTTTGACCTTCTCGCCATTGCGACGTGCCGGTTCCAGACTCAACCGCCCTGACGGCCCTCGTCAGCGGACGTTTCGTAATCGGCCATGCTGACATACCGGGCGCCCTCCAGTGGAGACACGGGATCAGTCGCATCAAGCCGTTGAGCGAACACGCGGAGGACCGCGTCACCGGCCGCGCAAAGCGCCTTTGCCCGACCGCCTCACTCTGCCATTTTGCATGCAGCCTGTCAGTAAATCACTCTAGGTCGACGGCACCAATGCTTCGTCAATAGGCCTCCGACCGTGAAACCACCGCTTACGGGCGCGGTGTTGACGGCTCGAGGCGACCGAGTCAGCCGGCCATTGCGAATGCTTCGTCAGCGTCCTGCGAATCCGGCACAGCTTTAAGCGTCGGAGCGACGCGCTGCGGCCAAAGGAGGTCAAGGAGCACGACGACCTCGCAAACCAGTCTGGTGCCTGATTACGTGTCTCGAGCGAAACGTCCCGGCTCCTACAGCTGCCTCTACAGCTGTTACGGCCATTGTTCTCGCGTAAATCACAGTACCCGGACCTCGTCCGAACGCACTTTTGCCCGACTACGGCTGAGCTCGCATGCCGCGCCTCTCGCAGCCCTCCCAATGGGCAGCAGCGCGCTGAAAGCGATTTGCGGTGGCACCTTCATCGGTACACCAGTCCAGGACGAGCGGAGCGAGCTGCATGACCACGACTTTGAAAGAAGTCCGATTGTCACCAATCGGAAATGGCGGCCCTCGCAGCTTCGCCGAACCTGTTCACCTGAGCCTAGATGCTGCCCGCAGTAGGGACCGGCATGGACGACAGACGACCTGCTATCTCTGAAAGCACTCGAGGATCATTTGCATAAGATGCGCCAATATGGCGCACTCCTTGCGTTAAAGGACCTCACATATTCAAACTGGCGACGCTGCACCGGAGCAAATCTCTCGTCCAGGGCTGACTCTTTAATCATGGTTGGCCTTGTCGTCGCTGCACGAAACGTTGTTAGGTCCGCGACAGCGCAGGCGCCACGGCCGGCGTAACAACGATCGGCGGAAACCGGACAATATGACTAGCGACATTTTGTCTTCAACATCACAGTTCAAGTCACCGGGAGCGGAGGCCTCTCGCAGCGACGCTCAATGGGCACACCCGAAAGTGCCTGAGATCCTGCTGCGCATAGCGGAACAACTCGCCGCGCCCTTTCGGCTCGAGCTTCGGCTGGAGGCCGTCGTCGCGTTAATACAGTCTCAGCTTCAGATGCAACATTGTGTGGTCTGTCTGCATGCCGGTCACAACGCTCCGGCGATTGCCGTGGGCGCGGGCTGGACTGAAGGGAGCGATCAGCGTTTTCGACTCCGCCTGCCGCAAGGAGCTGTCGAGCGCGTGCTCAATACGGCCACACCCCTTATAATAACCCCTACGCAACCGAACAATTCCCAGACCACAAGCGATTCAGGTTCATCTGACGCCACGGCACATAGTCGATTGTCGTTCATCGCCGTTCCAATCGCTGTCGAGAGCACGACCGTCGGGGTGCTCTCGGCCGAGCTGTTCCGGGACGGGTCCCCATCGTTAGATCCCAATTCACACGTGACCCTTCTCCTCGCTATCGCGAACATGCTCGGCCACTTTCTGAGGTCATACCTCTCCACGGCCCACGATGACAGCGAGCCGCCTCTTGCGACCGATGGCAACCAGACAACGTTGCCGCAGGATGATCAAGCCGAAGCGGACCGCAACCTAACGCTACCTGGCGTAGTTGGTCGCAGCCCGGCCCTGCGCAAGCTCCTCCGCAAGATCAATGTGGTCGCTAAATCAAATGCAACGATACTCTTGCGAGGCGAGTCCGGTAGCGGAAAAGAGGTTGCTGCACAAGCGATCCACGACCTATCGCCCCGAGCCAACCGCCCATTCGTCAAACTAAACTGTGCGGCATTATCGGAGACTATTTTGGAATCTGAGCTGTTTGGACACGAGAAGGGCGCCTTTACCGGAGCCATCAATTCGCGCAAAGGGCGCTTCGAGCTGGCTGACAAAGGCACGCTGTTTCTCGACGAGATTGGTGAAATCTCACCTTCTTTTCAAGCGAAGCTGCTGCGAGTGCTACAACAGCAGGAATTTGAGAGAGTCGGCGGTACACACACGATAAGAGTTGACGTTCGACTCATAGCAGCGACTAACAAGGATCTAGAGGTCGCCGTTTCGCAGACACAATTTCGCGCGGATCTCTACTACCGTCTGAGCGTCATCCCTTTGCTTGTCCCACCATTGTGTGAGCGCCGCGACGATATTCCGTTGCTCGCTACTGAATTTCTTCGCACGTTCAACTCCGAAAACGAGCGCTCGTTGACTTTCGAACCAAGCGCGTTCGACGTATTGAAAAGTTGCGAATTTCCCGGCAATATTAGGGAGCTTCACAATTGCGTTCAGCGGACTGCCACCATGGCGGCCGGTCCAGCGATTAACAGTCGCGATTTCGCCTGCAAATCCGATGGTTGCTTCTCCGCTCGACTTTGGAAGAGTAAGCAGCCGCTATCGATGCCGTCACAACCGCTGCCGCATACGGGGCCATGCGATGCTTCATCCGAACCCGCTCACGGAACCACGCTCTCGCACCTGCAGGTTACGAGAGGTGAGCGAATAATTGATCGCGAGCACCTTATCGCGGCCATGGAAAGGGCGGGCTGGGTACAGGCGAAAGCAGCACGGCTACTCAAACTGACGTCGCGCCAAATAGGCTACGCACTCAAAAAACACGGAGTCGAGCTAAAGCACTTATAATCACCCTTGACTGCAACCGGGGGATCGTTTGAAAGCACAGGTTCACGCTTCAGCTTACCGGGCCACTAAGGCACGAGCAAATCACACGCAGACTCCGCCGGATGCTTCTCGTAAGATAGACCGCTTTCAAGGCAGAGGCGCAGTTCAACCGATCATCTACACCACGGTGCGCCAGCGACAGCTCACACCGTTGCTCATCTGATGCTTTCGTGTGGCGGCCCACCTTGACTAACCACTTAGCGACTCTGCTCATCTAGCACCCGACCACACTGGTTCAATGAATTCGCTCCGCCAGGCGCCTTTACTTCGACGATACATCAGGCCCCTTAGGCTGGATACTCGCTTGCAATCCGACGCCACGTACATCTCCTGGACACGCTGCTCACCGTGCGTCGAACGCCGGACGTAACCGACCGCGCTACTTAGTGTCAGCCAGCGCCAACACCGTACGACAATCTATATGATCGCCGGCTCACTTTGATACACCACTCGGCCGCTCGCGGGTTGACAGAACCAAGCGGCATTCCGCACTCACACCGGCCACGTTTGACTTCAGACACGAAGTGATTGCGTTCGCATCAGGTATGGCCGCGCTACAGAGCCGAAAGACGTCGGCGATACACGCCTGCTTTTCCTGTTCCGTGGGTAGAGGCCCGCCGGCTTTGGCGTACATGAATGACAACGAGTTTAGCGCGGCAACAATACTAACCGTTAGCATATAGTACTTGAATCTGTCGCTCCAGCAAGATGAGTTGAGCTGCCTTCGACGCATGATATCCTCTCAAGGTAGGTCGGCTTAGGTGGACACGGTGTGCTATAACGTTTGTAGGTCGCAAGTCGACGACTTCGAGTGCTACCGAGAGGGTATGGCTCGAACGGTTGCTTAGTGGGCCATCGTAACCTGATTGAATCCATCTGCACGGACGATGACCATCAATTCATTGATCCCGGTTTATCGACCGCACGGCCAATCCAAACCACGAGCAGCGCCCCTGTTTGTGGAGCCGCCCGATCTGGCTCACGATGCCCGGTACATCGCCCAAAGATAACACCATTGCGGCCTCGCGCGTCTCGTCTCGAACTGCTCATTTGCTTCACATCGTACAATCTCTCGCTGCGTCCGATTCAACCCCTCTCTTAACCAACTGAGCACATTTGTAAGCAGCCGTGCCCGCGCCCCACACTCGCCGCCCCGGTTCAACGAGCCGGCACCTCAGAGAGTTCTCAACGGCCACCATCATTGCCTCGGGAGCTGTATCTCGCAATCAACAGCCAGCACCGGCCACGTTGGCCTGACTATAGCGCCCGCTTTTCGCAATGCCCTTTCGCTCGGACCTACACTTAGATCGGCGCGGGTCGTGGACAGAGCGCACAGCTGATCCGTTGGATCTGCGCAGGATCTTCTTGATTCTCTCGTTACGTCACGTTGTACGCATCATTCGCCGAATTGCGAAAGGGACACTTCGATGCTTCAGCAGAAATTCACGTTCATCGGGAGCACGCGATCGCGTCAACTTCCATCGCCACTCTCCATTGATCGGCGTGCTTACAACTCAGGTGGGCACGAGCCACGTTCTGACAGTGTGCGCGAGGAGGCGCAGTACGTCTGGCAATTGTGCCTTTCCCCTCAAGAGCGGATAACGTACATTCGAAACAATCGCTCGTATTTTGCTTTTGACAGCTATCGAGAGATGATCGAGGTTGTCCGCGGCCGTCGCTTCAGCGGTTGCGCGCCGCAACTTGTGAATTGGCGCCGCCGATTCAGAGCGGGAGTATGGCGCTTCGCCGCACTGTACTGCCTTGCGACATGGATATTTATTTTTTTTGCTCTCCGCTTGCTTCTCTCCTGATGGCAATACTGCGAGGTTTCCGATCCATAGACCATGAGCGGGCGTACGGCCGTCCGCTCTGAAGCGATTCTCCAGAGAGCCAGGGAGGAGGCGGCGATCCAACATGCGCAGCACCGGAGCGCAGAAAGGTTGTCTGCCCGCTACGACACTATGCGATTGCAACCCGCCCTGCCCAGTCGACTAACAGAAAACGTCAAAGCCGAGCACATCGGCATCTCCTCACAACGCGAGCAATCGCGGCTGCGCTACTTCGGAAACGATGTTAGGTACAGTCACATCTCTTCGGCGGCGGCAGCAATCGCAGCGACGCACTTGATGAAACGATTAAACTCGACTTTGGTTTCAGATGTCCGGCCGAGGATAAGTTTAGCTATATCTGTTCTATGGCATTGCGTCCGCAAACTCGGAGTTAACGCCGATACCGCTTTGTCAAAAAGATGGCCCAATCTCAAGAGCCTTTCCGGCTCATAGATGTCGCTCATTTCTACCGGAGCACGGTTAGCGAAGCGATCCGTCGCCTCAGTAGTGACGCATTTGACTTTGGAAACAATCCCGAGCTGCGCGAGTATGAGTTGATTTGTCAACTCAGTGAGATGGCGGGTTGCTTCGCCTGGCGCTTCACCTCCGCCCACTAACCTGCCAATCTCCGCAACTTGCGCTTCGATATTTTGCCTGAGACGTTCCTGAGAATCGCTCGGGTCAGCCGCATCAGGCGGGTCAGCAAGCGATTCGAGGTGGGGCCGCCGGGAAGGTAAGGGGCTTGTAAACAGTCGCCACCACGACAGATAGTGCCTCAGTTTCGGCAACCACAACGTTAAGGCCTGATCTCCCATGCTGATTTGTTCCGCCGAGGTCGAGTTTCTGGTACTGTTCATCATCATCATCACGTCCACCCGTTATATGGTTCTGTACCAGGACGCGCGCCGTGAGTGAAACGGCTAGTCAGCGTATAACGCACGCCATGCGGCCCCTGCGACCTGAGTACCAGGCTTGATCGACATCAGTGAAATCGATTGTTCTGATAGAGCGCATTCATATTCTGAATTGGTCGGCCGCACTGACATCGAGGCCATGCAGCGAACGCCTCCTCCCACCCGCTCGCGTCTGCCTTTCCCCCAAGACACGCTTTTTGCAAATATGGCAGAACAAATGGTGGTGCAGCATTGCGAGCATGGCCAGCGCTATGCAGTGTTTGGTCCAAGGCGCTCTACGGACGCAGGGAGCGGCGCTGGCCGTAGCTCTGATCCGCCGCAATCGCATTCGAGCGATTAGGGCCGTAACCTCCTGTCCGCGCCAACGTAACTCGTCACGATCTCTCGATCGCTCCGAACCTGATCGCGCTCGACTTCACCACCACAGCTCCACACCGGCTCTGGCTGGCTGACATCACCTATATCCCGCCTGTCGAGTGCCGGCTGTATCGCGCCGCCATCACCGACCGGTTCGGCCGCAAGATGGTCGATCGGCCCATGTGCTATCACATGCGGGCTAACTCCCCTGTGCTGTGATAACGACGATCCGCCAGCAGCCTCTGACGGACTGATCCATGATTGAGGTCGGAGCGAGCAGTACGTTCCACATATCGCGTGCGGAGCCCTGCGGCTGCGGGCTGTACCCGATCGACGCGCCACAAGGGCGACTGCTTCTACAATGCTTTGATGGAGAGCTTGTCCACCACCCTGCCGAGCTCGTTCACGATCGTCAGGAGGAGACTCGTGCCGATGCACCGCGTGTATATCTCCGCGTTCGTTCGTGACTGCTACATTCCCGCCCGGCTCCATTCCACCATCGGATCGCCCCTCCGATCATCGCCTCAAAAGCCAAAGTGGCTACGATCCATCATTTAAATGGGCCCCATCCAAACACTCAATTTTACTAAGCTCGGACAAACGCGCATACGCGAGACGGGCATTCGACAAGCTGCGCGGGGCGCGACCCAGCTGTTTTCTGATCGGTCACTTGAGGGACTTCGATGCAAGCCAATTGCGTAAATAGGTCGTACCCTCCGGGTGACTGCGACGGGCAGACCGGAAGACAAAGGCAAATACGGTCATAGTATGCGGACGTAGCAGTACATTCGGATGGCTAAATGACCCGCCAGCGATTTCGTTCGACTCCGGGAATAGGGAGACGTCTGCGGTCGTCGCTTTCCACCAGCGCACTTCCGCCGGATGGCCATCCGTTTCACCACGCGGCAATTGCACCCGCATCTACAGGTTACGAGACTTGCACAGCCGTAGCGACCGCCCGCACTTGCCTGCCTATGAAACCAATGGAGTGGCAATGGCCGCCCGTTTCCGCTACCTAGCCGCAGTTTTCATACTTGCGGTCGGGCTGCTTTCCGCCGCGTCTCAGGCAAAGGATCGCCGCAATGTTCGCGAACCGGCCGCGCCTAAAGGGGTATGCGCGCGCCTAGACCCGTCAGGTGGAAATGACACTGCCAGATTGCAAGCCGCCATAGACCATTGCGTCCCAAGCGCCGCCGTATATCTAGGCCCAGGGCCGTTCCTTTCGGGTCCAATCGAAATGAAGTCCGGCACAACACTGTGGCTCGCTGGGGGCGCGATACTGACGGCTGTAGCCGACCCAAAAGCATACCAAAAGAGCTCGGGAAGCTGTGGCCACATCGATCGGAGCGGTGATGGCTGTCGGCCCCTCATCAGTTTCACGAAGACTAAAGGCGGCGGTCTCTATGGATACGGTACAATAGACGGCGGAGGCGGGACCTTGATGGCGGGCACGGCTGAGACTTGGTGGCAACTGGCCCGTCGTGCACAAAGTGAGGGCGCAAAACAAAACGCGCCTCGATTGATCCAAATGGACCGTGCTGAGGACGTCTCTGTTCATGGCATCACCTTGCGCAACGCAGCAAACTTTCACATTGCGATGAGCCACGTGGAACGTGCTACCATCTGGGCGGTCATCATTGATACACCCGCTGATGCCCGCAATACCGACGGAATAGACCCAGCCGCAAGCGAGGATGTGACGATAATCCACTCCTTTATCCGCACCGGAGACGACAATATCGCGATCAAGGCTGGCACAAGCGGCCCTGCACGCCACATTTCCATTTTAGACAACCAATTCGGCTGGGGGCACGGCATGTCGATTGGTAGCGAACTGAATTCCGGTGTCAGTGACGTGCTGGTTCGCAACCTGACCTTGGACGGCACGACATTTGGTCTGCGCATTAAAAGCGATCCCAGCCGAGGCGGCTTAGTTGAGCGGGTTAATTACGAGAATATATGTATGAGAAATAACAAATGGCCCATACACTTCGACACGCGCTACGGCCCCTTCGCTGGCAATAACTTGCCACTTTATCAACAGATCGTCCTAAGGCACGTCTATGGGACTGATGGTACGCTCGTAATGCGAGGCTTTGATCAACAGCATCCGCTCGATATTGCGATGGAAGATGTGCGCTTTTCTCCCCGCGCAACTTGGCAAGTGGAGAATGCAACAGTGACCGCGGTCAATGTATTTCCATCTCCGCCAGGTGCCGCCGCTACTCCACATTACGGCGCATCGAACCCGTGCGTAGTTGCCTTCCGCCCGTTCCCTGAAGCCACCAGTAGCAAAAACGGTGGCATTGAGCGCGACCCTCGGGCCGCAGCTCCAATCGATCGCTGACGATCACAAAGGATTGGCCGGTGTAAAAGCCGGATTGCATGGTTGCGGTCAGCTTCGTACCCGCCGTGCTTGGTACGCAACTCGCACCAGTGCTTCCTGATACTCACGCTCCCACACAGATGGTCCCAATTCGGGCCCGCCAAGACAGCCCGTCTGCAGGCCTGTCGCTAATCGGCACCGGCGCGCTGCTATTGCGGGCACTCCCGCTGCGTTCTATCGCGCTTGCGGGATCCAGCTCGTATCGTGCGAGAAGAATGTCTGGAGCGACCATTGCATTGCCTCCCGATCGCTTAGCTGGCGCGCATATCTTTCTCTTCCTCTAGGATCGGCACCAGTACCGGAGGATCTGTATTCAGCATAGTAGGCGTTCATTAAGCGGCGGCTCTTGCCCGGGTCCCATTCCACCCACCCCTCAGCCATGACCGGCGCATTAATCTGCGACGATAAGAAGATCACCGCAGCATAGGGACGCCATGGACGCCCAAGAGCAATGTCGCGCGCGCCCTTGTCGGCTGTCAGCGTGCAATGATCAAACACAAAGGCGCTGTCTTCGTCCGGGAAGGCTCTGCTTTGTGCGGTATAGACGACTGCGTGGTTTGCAACACCGTGTAGCTCACATTGCCTAAAGTAGGCCTTGGCGTTACCAAATATAAAATCGATATGGCCTTCGACGTAGCAGTTTACGAAGAACTGACGACTGGCGTTCCTGTTCGGCCCCTTGTTGACAAACAATGTGTCTTGCGCACCAAGTATTCTGACGTTTGCAAAAACATCCTTGTCGCCGGTGACAGAAAGTGCCACTGCCTGAGATGCTGGATTGCCCGAATTGGCAGAATAGTCGTTCCAAACAGTCAGATTTTCGAGCCGGAAGTTATCGCCCGACGCATCTAAGGTCGCGGAACGGACAGTCCCACCCGCAGTGACGGCGCTATCACCGTAGACAATCACCGCTTCATCCGGCCCACCACCGGCGCCCTTGATATTGACATTGGGTTTCGTCACTCTAACCTTTCCGCGATAGGTACCCGGCGCGACTACTATACTTCCACCAGCCTGAGGTAGCGCGTCTACCGCGTCTTGTATTGACCTATACGCGCCCTTTTCAGATAACGATACCTTCAGTTGCTCGGCATCGCCTGAGCGAACACTCGCAATCGTTGCCATTAATGCGACGACGCACAACACCATCTTCAACTCGATCTCCTCCTGTTTTGGCTTGCGGTGGGGCTTGATTATCCGCTTGCCTGGAATAGCGCAATGACACTGCTCGCGACCACTCTCCCAACCGGCTGAGCTACTCGTCGAACATGGCCGCGCGTATGTGGCGCACTTTAGATTCACGTGACTAGCTAGTCATCTGGAACGCAAGTTCGTCACATTAGTTGATAGCTGAACTTCCTCCCGAATGAGTGGACACCTGTAGTAGGCTCGTTGAGCCTGGAGGTGTTGAATGGAACGTGCACGACGGTCGTTTACTGAAGAGTACAAGCGCGAGGCGGCAGGATTGGTGGTGTCGAGCGGCCGCTCGATCGGGTCGGTCGCCAAGGAGCTCGGTCTGCGCGACTCAGTGCTGCGGCGCTGGGTCGATAAGCTCCGGCGCGAGCCGGCATCGGCGGCGTGGCGCCCCACCACGCAGGCGACGCCGATGTCGGCGGACCAGGCTTCGGAACTCGCCTTGCTGCGCCAGGAGAACGAGCGGCTGCGGATGGAACGCGACATTTTAAAAAACTGTCCAGCGTCGTGGCGCGCCTGCGCGGGATAGAAACAGCCTTGTGCTATCATTTAGCTCGGAGGGTAGCGGCCGGAGAGTGGTGACGCCGTTTCGACGGCGATCCCGATTAGGAAGATGACAAATTGGCATAGCCCAGACCCTCCAGCCCATCATCGGACGGAGGAGTTGCGATGCCTAACAGGACAACCGACCGCGGCCCGGACCTAAAGCTGGTCAACCTCGGCGCGGCCGCTATCGATATCGGATCAAAGATGCACATGGCCGCGGTAAACCCGGCCTGCACCGACAAGCCAGTGCGTGCATTCGGCACATTCACGCAAGACCTGCATGAACTGGCGGACTGGTTCAAGATGTGCGGCGTGACCAGTGTCGCGATGGAATCCACTGGGGTCTATTGGATCCCAGTCTACGAGATCCTAGAACAGCGCGGGTTTGAGGTCATTCTGGTCAACGCGCGGTACGCCAAGAATGTACCTGGCCGTAAAACCGATCTCAGCGATGCCGCTTGGTTACGCCAGCTCCACTCCTATGGCCTGTTACGGGGCAGCTTCCGACCCGATGCCGAGATCGCAACGTTGCGAGCCTATCTACGCCAGCGCGAGCGGCTCGTGGAATATGCTGCCGCCCATATCCAACATATGCAAAAGGCTCTGATGGAGATGAACCTGCAGCTCCATCATGTTGTGTCGGATATCACCGGCGCGACCGGCATGCGGATTATCCGAGCCATTGTTGCAGGCGAACGCAATCCCGACCTCCTGGCAACCTATCGGGACGTGCGCTGCCACTCATCGATCGAGACGATCCGCGCAGCGCTCGTAGGCAATGACCGCCACGAACATGTTTTCGCGTTAGCTCAATCACTGGAGCTCTACGACGTTTATCAGGCAAAGATGCTCGACTGTGATCGCAAGCTCGAAGTCCTGATCAGTGCATTGAACACCAAAGGAGCAAGACCGGTCGGAAACCTAGCCAAGCCGCGCGTAAAGACCAAGCAGGTCAACATCCCCACCTTCGATGTCAGGACCGCACTGTACGGAGTGCTGGGCGTCGATTGAGGCGGTGACGGCGACGGCTCGCAAGATTGCGGTTTTATTCTACAACACACTCCGGCACGGCATGAGCTACAAGGATCCTGGCGCCGACCAATATGAGCAGCAATATCGTAGCCGCGTCCTCGCCAACCTACAGCGCCGGGCGAAATCGCTAGGCTTCGTGTTGCAGGCCCTCCCGGGCGACGCCAATCCGGCTGTTTCTTAGGAAGTCGATCGCGATCTTTGCCGGAACCCGGACATGAGCTTTCGCTTCATCGAGGACCATCGCGACACCTATCCGGTGCGGCTGATGTGCGCCGTGCTCGAGGTCTCGCCGGCCGGCTACTACGCTTGGCGCGACCGCCCCGTGAGTGAGCGGACAAAATCCCATGCCGCGCTGCTGGCCGAGATACGGCAGGTCCATCAGGACAGCAGCGGCCGCTACGGCAGTCCGCGCGTCCATGCCGCCCTGCGCAGGCAGGGACGCAGCGCCAGCCGCGGCCGGATCGAGCGGACGATGCGCCGGCATGGCATCCGCGCCATCAC contains:
- a CDS encoding pectinesterase family protein, translating into MVLCVVALMATIASVRSGDAEQLKVSLSEKGAYRSIQDAVDALPQAGGSIVVAPGTYRGKVRVTKPNVNIKGAGGGPDEAVIVYGDSAVTAGGTVRSATLDASGDNFRLENLTVWNDYSANSGNPASQAVALSVTGDKDVFANVRILGAQDTLFVNKGPNRNASRQFFVNCYVEGHIDFIFGNAKAYFRQCELHGVANHAVVYTAQSRAFPDEDSAFVFDHCTLTADKGARDIALGRPWRPYAAVIFLSSQINAPVMAEGWVEWDPGKSRRLMNAYYAEYRSSGTGADPRGRERYARQLSDREAMQWSLQTFFSHDTSWIPQAR
- a CDS encoding glycoside hydrolase family 28 protein, whose product is MKSGTTLWLAGGAILTAVADPKAYQKSSGSCGHIDRSGDGCRPLISFTKTKGGGLYGYGTIDGGGGTLMAGTAETWWQLARRAQSEGAKQNAPRLIQMDRAEDVSVHGITLRNAANFHIAMSHVERATIWAVIIDTPADARNTDGIDPAASEDVTIIHSFIRTGDDNIAIKAGTSGPARHISILDNQFGWGHGMSIGSELNSGVSDVLVRNLTLDGTTFGLRIKSDPSRGGLVERVNYENICMRNNKWPIHFDTRYGPFAGNNLPLYQQIVLRHVYGTDGTLVMRGFDQQHPLDIAMEDVRFSPRATWQVENATVTAVNVFPSPPGAAATPHYGASNPCVVAFRPFPEATSSKNGGIERDPRAAAPIDR
- the gmd gene encoding GDP-mannose 4,6-dehydratase, which encodes MAERVALITGVTGQDGAYLADYLLSLGYVVHGIKRRSSSFNTARVDHLYQDPHVGKVPFLMHYGDMTDSTNLIRLIQQIRPTEIYNLAAQSHVAVSFESPEYTANADAIGVLRLLEAVRILGMERHTRFYQASTSELYGLVQEIPQKETTAFYPRSPYGVAKLYGYWITVNYREAYGMFASNGILFNHESPIRGETFVTRKITRAVARIEVGLEDALYLGNLEAKRDWGHARDYVAGMHLILQADKPDDFVLATGEMHSVREMVELAFAQVGRRIEWRGVGVEETGLDARSGKTVVRIDPTYFRPTEVDLLVGDASKARTKLGWKPKRSFVQLVQEMMASDLAEAKRDADNGSHFL
- a CDS encoding transposase; its protein translation is MERARRSFTEEYKREAAGLVVSSGRSIGSVAKELGLRDSVLRRWVDKLRREPASAAWRPTTQATPMSADQASELALLRQENERLRMERDILKNCPASWRACAG
- the nifA gene encoding nif-specific transcriptional activator NifA, with protein sequence MTSDILSSTSQFKSPGAEASRSDAQWAHPKVPEILLRIAEQLAAPFRLELRLEAVVALIQSQLQMQHCVVCLHAGHNAPAIAVGAGWTEGSDQRFRLRLPQGAVERVLNTATPLIITPTQPNNSQTTSDSGSSDATAHSRLSFIAVPIAVESTTVGVLSAELFRDGSPSLDPNSHVTLLLAIANMLGHFLRSYLSTAHDDSEPPLATDGNQTTLPQDDQAEADRNLTLPGVVGRSPALRKLLRKINVVAKSNATILLRGESGSGKEVAAQAIHDLSPRANRPFVKLNCAALSETILESELFGHEKGAFTGAINSRKGRFELADKGTLFLDEIGEISPSFQAKLLRVLQQQEFERVGGTHTIRVDVRLIAATNKDLEVAVSQTQFRADLYYRLSVIPLLVPPLCERRDDIPLLATEFLRTFNSENERSLTFEPSAFDVLKSCEFPGNIRELHNCVQRTATMAAGPAINSRDFACKSDGCFSARLWKSKQPLSMPSQPLPHTGPCDASSEPAHGTTLSHLQVTRGERIIDREHLIAAMERAGWVQAKAARLLKLTSRQIGYALKKHGVELKHL